A single genomic interval of Gouania willdenowi chromosome 10, fGouWil2.1, whole genome shotgun sequence harbors:
- the LOC114471197 gene encoding F-box/LRR-repeat protein 12, which translates to MDESEYNHVENLPENIMIELLSYLSVIELIRAQRVCKRWKRLAKDQMLWRNVNLTSCKRVSVRFLWFLLRRCLGPGLRSLRLRGFLLSARKGTLLSESWLKALCAKCPRLSKLHLLHVDLRSLVTIRVLPQTLQELELRECELPPDFFSQAAEAGSHQGEHGSRSYIIIERLVVNTVPSFTDHHLQSLTSWEKLSRLELRDTFRVTVKGLRDCAAKTGINGVEGLSHLKFLEIGSLGRQVQMASLALGVGWPGLEELSLGGKEVGPGLLTTNRLKDLKRLRLWACRLSEHQVVRSCRTLRGLRQMEFVDVVFLSPWGPVGAEREGGEEEEAADSDGSGDENKKRDAIICSVRHILGELLPSCTLAFTNCSAQINTD; encoded by the exons ATGGATGAAAGTGAATATAATCATGTGGAAAACCTTCCTGAAAACATCATGATCGAGTTGTTGTCGTATCTGAGTGTGATAGAGCTCATCAGAGCCCAACG agTGTGCAAGAGATGGAAGCGTCTAGCCAAAGACCAAATGCTGTGGAGGAACGTCAACCTGACCTCATGTAAACGG GTCTCAGTCCGCTTCCTGTGGTTCCTGCTGCGTCGCTGCCTCGGTCCTGGCCTACGGAGCCTGCGGCTGCGTGGCTTCCTGCTCTCGGCCCGTAAGGGGACCCTCCTTTCAGAGTCGTGGCTCAAAGCTCTGTGTGCAAAGTGTCCTCGTCTGAGCAAGCTCCACCTCCTGCATGTGGACCTGAGATCCCTGGTCACCATTCGGGTCCTGCCTCAGACTCTACAGGAGCTGGAGCTGCGTGAGTGTGAGCTGCCGCCAGATTTTTTCAGCCAAGCAGCGGAAGCAGGCAGCCATCAGGGAGAACATGGGTCTAGATCTTACATTATCATTGAAAGGTTAGTGGTTAACACGGTGCCGTCCTTCACGGACCATCACCTGCAGAGCCTCACCTCCTGGGAGAAGCTCAGTCGACTGGAGCTACGCGACACCTTTCGTGTAACCGTCAAAGGCCTGAGAGACTGTGCTGCTAAAACTGGCATCAACGGCGTGGAGGGACTTTCCCACCTCAAGTTTTTAGAAATTGGCAGTTTAGGACGGCAGGTTCAGATGGCCTCCCTGGCTTTGGGCGTGGGATGGCCAGGGTTAGAGGAGCTGAGCCTTGGGGGTAAGGAGGTGGGCCCCGGACTGCTCACCACCAACCGTCTGAAGGACCTGAAGCGTCTGCGTCTGTGGGCGTGTCGGCTCTCAGAGCACCAGGTGGTCCGGAGCTGCCGGACGCTGCGCGGACTCCGCCAAATGGAGTTTGTGGATGTGGTGTTTCTGTCTCCTTGGGGTCCCGTGGGGGCAGAGAGGGAGGGTGGGGAGGAAGAAGAGGCTGCAGATTCAGACGGCAGCggtgatgaaaacaaaaaacgtgATGCTATTATTTGTAGTGTGAGACACATTCTGGGTGAGCTGCTGCCATCCTGCACACTGGCTTTCACCAACTGCTCAGCTCAAATaaacacagactga
- the cops6 gene encoding COP9 signalosome complex subunit 6, giving the protein MGSALDKMATSNGGGMEVDGAACPSVMASGVTGSVSVALHPLVILNISDHWIRIRSQEGRPMQVIGALIGKQEGRNIEVMNSFELLSHTIDEKVHIDKEYYYTKEEQFKQVFKEMEFLGWYTTGGSPDQSDIHIHKQVCEIIESPLFLKLNPMTKHTDLPVSVYESVIDIINGEATMLFAELTYTLATEEAERIGVDHVARMTATGTGENSTVAEHLIVQHSAIKMLHSRVKIILEYVRAVESGEVPFNHEILREANALCHRLPVLSTIKFKTDFYDQCNDVGLMAYLGTITKTCNSMNQFINKFNVLYDRQGIGRRMRGLFF; this is encoded by the exons ATGGGCAGTGCACTGGACAAGATGGCGACCAGCAATGGTGGAGGAATGGAAGTGGATGGAGCAG ccTGCCCCAGCGTCATGGCCTCTGGGGTCACTGGCAGCGTCTCTGTGGCCTTACATCCTCTGGTCATCCTCAACATATCCGACCACTGGATACGCATCCGCTCGCAGGAAGGCCGACCGATGCAGG TGATTGGAGCGCTGATCGGGAAACAGGAGGGCAGAAACATAGAGGTGATGAATTCCTTTGAGCTTCTGTCCCACACCATCGATGAGAAAGTGCACATCGACAAAGAATACTACTACACCAAGGAGGAACAAT TCAAGCAGGTTTTTAAAGAAATGGAGTTCCTGGGCTGGTACACCACAGGGGGTTCTCCAGACCAGTCCGACATCCACATTCACAAGCAG GTGTGTGAGATCATCGAAAGTCCTCTGTTCCTCAAACTCAACCCCATGACGAAACACACTGAC CTTCCCGTTAGcgtttatgaatctgtgattgACATCATCAACGGCGAG gCAACCATGCTGTTTGCTGAGCTGACGTACACTCTGGCCACGGAGGAGGCGGAGAGAATCGGTGTGGATCACGTCGCTCGAATGACTGCCACCGGAACTGGAGAGAACTCAACAG TCGCTGAACACCTCATAGTGCAGCACAGCGCCATAAAGATGCTCCACAGCCGAGTGAAGATCATCCTGGAGTACGTCAGAGCCGTGGAGTCAG gAGAGGTGCCATTTAACCACGAGATCCTTCGGGAAGCGAATGCTCTGTGCCACAGACTGCCCGTCCTCAGCACCATCAAATTCAAAACAGACTTCTATGAT CAATGTAACGACGTGGGCCTCATGGCCTATTTAGGCACCATCACCAAGACCTGCAACAGTATGAACCAGTTCATCAACAAGTTCAACGTGCTGTACGACAGGCAGGGAATCGGCCGCAGGATGAGAGGACTCTTCTTTTGA
- the and4 gene encoding actinodin4, which translates to MGWYLVGFGSVVPVPKPGFLEAKSLLSDIKQEEMVPVMDLSIDSEKANDFLTHSRPKRNADAKWYRANPDFQAYYRYYSSIGHTEGLYEIDKLRMIYQQMRFLEQTYGPNASYFQSKLGVPMIMCDPATDKKCKPVPPPMKGAPKPSEPPATEAPALPAAPSISQADVLFLCNSKDPLCKPHIVYMPTGAVPVLCDPRYHPHCSPQKAPPPPPAVLQPPPPVKSAPPPPPPKSAPPPPILVKNPPPVQVRTFKGMEYDCDPYWDPDCLIDHPPRAVKGKIVVPPPPPPVKKEEPVKEPEPPVAPLEKKVNIYPYPYYYHPMPYDPRDDLYDPARFQYPQAPDAADDDDSQ; encoded by the exons ATGGGTTGGTATTTAGTCGGCTTTGGCTCAGTCGTTCCTGTCCCAAAACCAG GTTTCCTTGAAGCCAAGTCTTTATTGAGTGACATCAAACAGGAAG AAATGGTTCCTGTGATGGATCTCAGCATCGACTCAGAGAAAGCCAACGACTTTCTGACCCACTCCAGACCCAAACGCAACGCAGACGCCAAGTGGTACCGAGCAAACCCAGACTTCCAGGCTTACTACAGATACTACAGCAGCATCGGACACACTGAGGGG CTCTATGAGATCGACAAACTGAGGATGATCTACCAGCAGATGCGCTTCCTGGAGCAAACCTACGGTCCCAACGCCTCCTACTTCCAGAGTAAACTGGGAGTGCCCATGATCATGTGTGATCCCGCCACAGACAAGAAATGCAAACCCGTTCCTCCTCCGATGAAAGGGGCCCCTAAGCCCAGTGAGCCCCCTGCAACCGAGGCCCCTGCTCTCCCTGCAGCTCCTTCCATCTCCCAGGCAGACGTGCTGTTCCTGTGTAACTCTAAGGACCCTCTGTGTAAGCCCCACATCGTCTACATGCCCACCGGTGCCGTCCCTGTCCTCTGCGACCCCCGTTACCACCCTCACTGCTCCCCTCAGAAGGCCCCACCTCCTCCCCCCGCTGTCCTTCAACCTCCACCACCTGTAAAGTCTGCACCGCCACCTCCACCACCT AAGTCCGCACCACCTCCACCCATCCTCGTCAAAAATCCCCCCCCAGTCCAGGTCCGCACCTTCAAAGGCATGGAGTATGACTGCGACCCCTACTGGGACCCCGACTGCCTGATTGACCACCCGCCTCGGGCCGTCAAGGGGAAGATTGtggttccacctcctccacctccagTGAAAAAGGAAGAACCAGTGAAGGAGCCAGAGCCTCCCGTGGCCCCCCTTGAGAAGAAGGTGAACATCTACCCGTACCCTTACTACTACCACCCTATGCCCTATGACCCCAGGGATGATCTGTACGACCCCGCTCGTTTCCAGTACCCTCAGGCCCCCGATGCTGCTGACGACGACGACagtcaatga
- the mcm7 gene encoding DNA replication licensing factor MCM7 isoform X2, translated as MLEQRGRDPSDTRDSRNQYPAELMRRFELYFKPPSTSKPKVVRDIRADSIGKLVTVRGIVTRATEVKPMMAVATYTCDQCGAETYQPIQSSTFMPLNMCPSQECVTNKSGGRLYLQTRGSKFIKFQDLRIQEHSDQVPVGNIPRSMTIYARGENTRLAQPGDHVAITGVFLPLLRTGFGQAIQGLLSETYLESHCITLMNKTEDDELGNEELTDEELRSITDENFYEKLAGSIAPEIYGHEDVKKALLLLLVGGVEQAPKGMKIRGNINVCLMGDPGVAKSQLLSYIDRLAPRSQYTTGRGSSGVGLTAAVMRDPLTGEMTLEGGALVLADLGICCIDEFDKMADADRTAIHEVMEQQTISIAKAGIMTSLNARCSILAAANPAYGRYNPRKSIEQNIQLPAALLSRFDLLWLIQDKPDPDADLRLAQHITYVHQHSRQPPTHFTPIDMKLMRRYIALCKKRQPVVPEALADYITAAYVEMRKEARVSKDTTFTSARTLLSILRLATALARLRVMDTVEKEDVNEAMRLMEMSKDSLQADKSSTTRAQRPSDVIFSLVRELSSEARGKPGGAVKMADAEQRCISRGFTPAQFQEALEEYEELNVWQVNQARSRITFV; from the exons TGAACTGTACTTCAAACCTCCGAGCACCTCCAAACCCAAAGTGGTCCGTGATATCCGAGCCGACAGCATCGGGAAACTCGTTACAGTTCGAGGCATCGTGACCCGCGCCACCGAAGTCAAGCCGATGATGGCCGTGGCTACGTACACATGTGATCAATGCGGCGCAGAGACTTATCAGCCA ATCCAGTCTTCTACCTTCATGCCACTCAACATGTGTCCCAGCCAAGAGTGCGTCACCAACAAATCAGGAGGACGGCTTTACCTGCAAACCAGAGGCTCCAAATTCATCAAATTCCAGGATCTCCGCATCCAGGAACAT AGCGACCAGGTGCCTGTTGGTAACATTCCCAGGAGCATGACCATCTACGCACGGGGTGAAAACACTCGCCTCGCCCAGCCAGGAGACCATGTAGCCATCACAGGAGTCTTCCTCCCCCTGCTGCGCACAGGCTTCGGTCAGGCCATTCAG GGACTTCTGTCAGAAACGTACTTGGAGAGTCACTGCATCACCTTGATGAACAAGACTGAGGACGATGAGCTCGGAAATGAAGAGCTGACCGACGAGGAGCTGCGCAGCATCACAG ACGAGAACTTTTATGAGAAGTTGGCCGGCTCGATTGCACCAGAGATTTATGGACACGAGGATGTGAAGAAGGCTTTGCTTCTCCTGTTGGTTGGAGGAGTGGAACAGGCGCCTAAAGGCATGAAAATCAGAG GCAACATAAACGTGTGCCTGATGGGAGACCCAGGAGTCGCCAAGTCCCAGCTGCTGTCCTACATCGATCGCCTGGCCCCTCGAA GCCAGTACACAACAGGTCGTGGTTCTTCTGGTGTGGGACTGACTGCTGCAGTCATGCGGGATCCCCTGACTGGGGAAATGACCCTAGAGGGCGGAGCCTTGGTTTTGGCTGACTTGGGAATCTGTTGCATTGATGAGTTTGATAAGATGGCTGATGCAGACCGAACTGCCATCCACGAAGTGATGGAGCAGCAGACCATCTCTATTGCTaag gcTGGCATTATGACCTCTCTGAACGCTCGCTGCTCCATCTTAGCGGCGGCTAACCCCGCCTACGGTCGCTACAATCCCCGGAAGAGCATCGAGCAGAACATCCAGCTTCCTGCTGCTCTGCTTTCTCGATTCGATCTGCTGTGGCTCATCCAGGACAAACCAGACCCTGACGCTGATCTGCGTCTGGCCCAGCACATCACATACGTGCACCAGCACTCCCGACAGCCCCCGACCCACTTCACCCCCATCGACATGAAGCTGATGAG ACGctacattgctctttgtaagaaGCGCCAACCTGTTGTGCCAGAGGCGCTAGCCGACTACATAACTGCTGCTTATGTGGAAATGAGGAAAGAGGCCAGAGTTAGCAAAGACACCACCTTTACATCCGCCCGAACACTGCTCTCCATCCTGCGTCTGGCCACTGCCTTG GCACGACTGCGTGTGATGGACACGGTGGAAAAGGAAGACGTTAACGAGGCCATGAGGCTCATGGAGATGTCCAAAGATTCGCTGCAGGCCGACAAATCCAGCACCACACG GGCGCAGCGTCCATCTGACGTCATCTTCTCTCTGGTGCGTGAGCTTTCCTCTGAGGCTCGCGGCAAACCCGGTGGTGCCGTTAAAATGGCCGACGCAGAGCAGCGCTGCATATCTAGAGGCTTCACGCCTGCTCAGTTCCAAGAAGCCCTGGAGGAATACGAAGAGTTGAACGTGTGGCAGGTCAACCAGGCACGCAGCCGCATCACCTTCGTCTGA